The following proteins are encoded in a genomic region of Lytechinus variegatus isolate NC3 chromosome 7, Lvar_3.0, whole genome shotgun sequence:
- the LOC121418136 gene encoding uncharacterized protein LOC121418136, with protein sequence MSFTGPSPPCVDDGIRPEDSASQSGSASSSVRLKAIARKAALAAEAAALKQRLALEREELDLRQRKIQLDMDTRIKIAEAEAEVYLSAEEGHLATDVKDVHGAQAKVDDVLPHLVATENSKVREDVRAPLGAHAKPDDFLPRPDDGNNSKMREEVTRSYERPRAVDTQDLLLQIIDNSQKQQRDLLEGLFVPQTQIMTFDGSPLKFWEFWRAFESTVDCTGIPDSAKLTRLLHYCEGDARKILQSCSIMPPSEGYRRAKALLHGRFGTPFMIADAWIRKVTGGPKITGRDKRMLQELADELQVCLQTLDAMGYTSDLSPQPVLLQIVERLPLYLRSKWVSVVGGIRRDARLPNIFDLVSFIQARADEENDPVFGKLLVKEQSARTSPPINKASRSRRSTFSTSASGEETAPLVCVKCKESHTLFACNAFKQMQPEERFKLVVENKLCFNCLEKGHTSRNCQVKRVCSVPGCKRKHTKFLHRDKMEQPRQAQEGVGEPASEKVESYATGAGGNKRILLPIVPIRVYASAKDDGVEALALLDSGSTSTFCTEEVAERVKAHGSASTVSVSTLDRANSELHTTVVSLRIEPKSSPRVVTLPRVYTKADINISVDHLLCRRDVDQFAHLSDIHFPSSNKVKVDILIGQDYPELLCPLETRRGEPGEPYAVRTVLGWTLNGPVQGNGKRMPLSSHFISEEMSLDNQCKMFWSLETSDMCNINTAAKGMSVQDQEVLKLWEDNVVRSGGHYQLPIPFKEQPPPLSDNRWMAQQRLESLKRRLSKDELMHAKYSQGMADLLDKGYAEAVDDSLPLDGTCWYLPHHPVVNEKKPEKVRIVFDCAAKSDGVGLNDVVRQGPDLTNKLSGVLLRFRQAPVAIMADVEAMFHQVKLDADERDVLRFLWWPGGKLDEAPRTYRMCVHLFGGTWSPSCCSFALRQTAKDFGDQCNTEAPKVVERNFYVDDCLVSVENEDDAIKLSTELRELLQKGGFRLAKWLSNSPRVLQSIPVSERAKKVAGIDLNFEALPVERALGMIWDIEMDSFIYKIQPKPKPLSRRGILSIVSSIYDPLGYASPFVLRGKMILQELTRKKLSWDEPIPDIDAKNWRAWIEELPEMEGFGVHRCIKPQNFGKVTEYTIHNFSDASEVAYGAVSYLVMRNEEGQVHSSLLMAKSRLAPIKTVTIPRLELMAATLAVNMDIMVREELDLPIKMSYFWTDSMIVLHYIRSEDRRFKVFVSNRLATIHQATELSQWRHIDTKVNPADVVSRGTSPMKLKNDKGWLEGPDFIQLPEEQWPKCPFEKEEINEDDPELKPTKVQTFAVSDGRGCIDRILMHYSDWTRLRRAVAWWLKLKEYLRGKSRNSVPGKCSSLKPEDLKCAEKAIFQHVQHESFPEELKLLKEIDGIPEGRERVVKKGSKLAKMDPVFQDGLLRVGGRLGRAQIPGSAKHQVIMPRQHHVSTLLVRYVHKNIGHQGQNHVLAELRQQYWILGAGVLVRGLVRKCVTCRRYQAKVGKQKMADLPAYRVAAGEPAFTNVGMDFFGPFEIKCGRSVRKRYGVVFTCMATRAIHIEVADSLETSSCIDAIRRMMSRRGPITKLVSDNGTNLVGAEGELRKALKDWNQEEMSHFTANKGIDWSFNPPGASHYGGVWERQIRTIRKVLQAVLNEQYLRTCQTEEQLHTLMCEVEAIVNSRPLTRVSDDPGDLEVITPSSLLNMKRTSTLPPCKSTMGDIYARRRWKQMQHLADDFWRRWIREYLPSLQQRQRWEQPERNLDVGDVVLIADGTLPRCCWLMGRVCEIHPDKHGRVRSAKVKTATSMLTRPITKLCLLLEQEESR encoded by the coding sequence ATGAGTTTTACCGGACCTAGCCCACCATGCGTTGATGATGGGATTCGACCAGAGGATTCCGCTAGTCAGAGCGGAAGTGCGTCGTCGTCCGTCAGGCTGAAGGCGATAGCAAGGAAGGCTGCATTGGCTGCAGAGGCTGCAGCGTTGAAGCAGAGATTGGCTCTGGAGAGGGAGGAGTTGGATCTGAGACAGCGTAAGATTCAGCTTGATATGGACACTCGAATAAAGATAGCTGAAGCTGAGGCAGAAGTATACCTTTCTGCAGAAGAAGGACATTTGGCTACAGATGTCAAGGATGTTCACGGGGCTCAAGCTAAGGTTGATGATGTTCTGCCTCATCTAGTTGCTACCGAAAACTCCAAGGTGAGGGAAGATGTCCGGGCTCCTCTAGGGGCTCACGCCAAGCCTGATGATTTCCTGCCTCGTCCAGATGATGGTAATAACTCCAAGATGAGGGAAGAAGTTACCCGTTCTTATGAGCGACCAAGGGCAGTGGATACTCAGGACTTACTACTTCAGATAATTGACAACAGCCAGAAGCAACAGAGAGATTTGCTGGAAGGACTATTTGTCCCTCAGACACAGATTATGACATTTGATGGAAGTCCTCTCAAGTTTTGGGAATTTTGGAGGGCATTTGAGAGCACTGTTGACTGCACCGGCATACCTGATAGTGCCAAGCTAACTCGGCTATTACACTATTGTGAAGGAGATGCCCGCAAGATCTTGCAGTCATGTAGTATTATGCCACCATCAGAAGGATACAGGAGAGCAAAGGCACTTCTTCATGGCCGATTCGGAACTCCCTTCATGATTGCTGATGCCTGGATCAGGAAGGTGACTGGAGGGCCAAAGATAACCGGACGAGATAAGAGAATGCTGCAAGAGCTAGCTGATGAGTTACAGGTTTGTCTCCAGACTTTGGACGCTATGGGGTATACTAGTGATTTATCGCCACAACCTGTTCTCTTGCAGATCGTTGAGAGGCTGCCACTTTACCTGCGGAGCAAATGGGTGTCGGTGGTAGGCGGGATTCGTCGCGATGCTAGACTTCCGAATATATTTGATCTGGTTTCCTTCATCCAGGCAAGGGCAGATGAGGAGAACGACCCTGTCTTTGGAAAGCTGCTTGTCAAGGAGCAGAGTGCTAGAACCAGCCCACCGATCAACAAAGCATCACGATCAAGGAGGAGTACCTTTTCTACCAGTGCATCGGGTGAAGAGACGGCACCGTTGGTTTGTGTGAAATGTAAGGAGTCACACACTCTGTTTGCTTGTAATGCATTCAAGCAAATGCAGCCTGAAGAAAGATTCAAGCTCGTTGTGGAGAACAAGCTGTGCTTCAATTGTTTGGAGAAGGGGCACACATCGAGAAACTGCCAGGTGAAAAGGGTGTGCTCCGTGCCAGGATGCAAGAGGAAGCACACTAAGTTCCTCCATCGGGACAAGATGGAACAGCCTCGACAAGCCCAGGAGGGGGTTGGTGAACCTGCATCTGAGAAGGTTGAGAGTTATGCCACAGGGGCCGGTGGAAATAAGAGGATCCTACTACCCATAGTTCCAATCAGAGTTTATGCATCGGCCAAGGATGATGGCGTGGAGGCCCTGGCACTTTTGGACTCTGGTTCCACTAGCACATTCTGCACGGAGGAAGTAGCGGAGAGGGTAAAGGCCCATGGATCAGCTAGCACGGTGTCTGTGTCAACTCTGGACAGGGCTAACAGTGAACTCCACACCACTGTCGTTAGTTTGAGGATTGAGCCAAAGTCTTCGCCAAGAGTAGTGACTCTCCCTCGAGTGTACACCAAGGCCGACATCAACATAAGTGTAGACCACTTACTTTGTAGACGAGATGTCGATCAGTTTGCACATCTTTCGGATATCCACTTTCCAAGCTCGAATAAAGTCAAGGTGGATATTCTAATTGGTCAAGACTATCCTGAGCTACTGTGTCCTCTGGAGACAAGACGAGGTGAACCAGGAGAACCTTATGCAGTAAGGACAGTACTAGGCTGGACGCTCAATGGACCTGTCCAGGGAAATGGTAAGAGGATGCCATTAAGTTCGCACTTCATCTCAGAGGAAATGTCACTCGACAATCAGTGCAAGATGTTTTGGTCCCTTGAGACCAGTGATATGTGTAACATAAACACAGCTGCCAAGGGAATGTCAGTTCAGGACCAGGAAGTGTTGAAGTTATGGGAGGATAATGTGGTAAGGAGTGGAGGACATTACCAGCTACCCATACCATTCAAGGAACAACCGCCACCCTTGAGTGACAACAGATGGATGGCTCAGCAGAGGCTTGAATCCTTGAAAAGACGACTAAGCAAAGATGAATTGATGCATGCCAAGTATTCACAAGGCATGGCTGACCTTCTCGACAAGGGCTACGCTGAAGCAGTGGATGATTCTCTACCACTGGACGGAACTTGTTGGTATTTACCGCATCACCCTGTGGTTAACGAGAAGAAACCGGAGAAAGTTCGCATCGTCTTCGACTGCGCCGCCAAATCTGATGGTGTAGGATTAAATGATGTCGTCAGGCAAGGGCCAGACCTAACGAACAAGTTGTCGGGCGTATTACTACGCTTTCGTCAAGCACCAGTAGCTATCATGGCCGATGTGGAAGCCATGTTCCATCAAGTGAAGCTAGATGCAGATGAACGAGATGTTCTTCGCTTCTTATGGTGGCCAGGAGGGAAATTGGATGAAGCTCCCAGGACCTACAGGATGTGTGTCCACCTGTTCGGGGGTACTTGGAGCCCCAGCTGTTGCTCATTTGCCTTGCGGCAAACAGCTAAGGACTTTGGGGATCAGTGCAATACAGAAGCACCAAAGGTAGTAGAGCGAAATTTCTACGTGGACGACTGTCTTGTATCTGTGGAGAATGAAGATGACGCAATCAAACTGTCGACAGAGCTTAGAGAACTGTTGCAGAAGGGAGGTTTTCGACTAGCTAAATGGTTGAGCAACAGTCCAAGGGTTCTGCAAAGCATACCAGTGTCTGAAAGAGCCAAGAAGGTTGCTGGGATAGACTTGAACTTTGAGGCCCTCCCAGTGGAGCGAGCACTTGGTATGATATGGGATATAGAGATGGACAGCTTCATCTACAAAATTCAGCCCAAGCCCAAACCTTTGTCTCGAAGAGGGATACTGAGTATAGTCTCTTCAATCTATGACCCTTTGGGTTATGCCAGCCCATTTGTCCTGAGAGGAAAGATGATTCTACAGGAATTGACGAGGAAGAAGCTGAGTTGGGATGAGCCCATTCCCGACATTGATGCCAAGAACTGGAGAGCTTGGATCGAGGAACTTCCTGAGATGGAGGGATTCGGAGTACACAGATGTATCAAGCCTCAGAACTTCGGGAAGGTGACGGAGTATACAATTCACAACTTCTCTGATGCATCGGAAGTGGCCTATGGTGCAGTATCCTATCTAGTGATGAGGAATGAAGAAGGGCAGGTGCATAGCAGTCTCCTGATGGCTAAGTCACGTCTTGCACCTATAAAGACTGTTACCATACCCCGTTTGGAGCTGATGGCAGCAACGCTGGCTGTCAACATGGATATTATGGTCAGGGAAGAGCTGGACCTGCCGATCAAGATGTCATACTTTTGGACTGACAGTATGATTGTTCTTCATTATATCCGTAGTGAAGATAGGAGGTTCAAAGTCTTTGTGTCCAACAGACTTGCGACAATCCACCAAGCCACAGAGCTGAGCCAGTGGAGACACATAGACACAAAGGTGAATCCTGCAGATGTTGTGTCTAGGGGTACGTCACCAATGAAGCTGAAGAATGACAAAGGATGGCTTGAGGGACCAGACTTTATACAGCTTCCGGAGGAACAATGGCCAAAATGTCCCTTTGAGAAAGAGGAGATCAATGAGGATGATCCAGAGCTAAAACCAACAAAGGTGCAGACATTTGCTGTGAGTGATGGTAGAGGGTGCATTGATAGAATCCTAATGCACTATTCTGACTGGACAAGACTACGCAGAGCAGTAGCCTGGTGGCTTAAGCTGAAGGAGTACCTCAGAGGGAAAAGCAGAAACTCAGTGCCTGGAAAATGCAGTAGCTTAAAACCAGAGGACTTGAAGTGTGCTGAGAAAGCAATATTTCAGCATGTGCAGCATGAATCCTTCCCAGAGGAGTTGAAGCTACTGAAGGAGATAGACGGAATACCAGAGGGACGAGAAAGAGTTGTGAAAAAGGGGTCTAAGCTCGCAAAGATGGATCCGGTCTTCCAAGATGGTCTTCTGAGAGTAGGGGGCAGACTCGGACGAGCCCAGATCCCAGGCAGTGCGAAGCACCAGGTGATAATGCCCAGGCAACATCATGTATCAACGTTGTTGGTACGATATGTACATAAAAACATTGGACATCAAGgccaaaatcatgttttggcaGAACTCAGACAACAATACTGGATTCTTGGAGCAGGGGTTCTCGTGAGAGGCTTGGTAAGAAAGTGTGTTACCTGTCGTCGTTACCAGGCCAAGGTTGGTAAGCAGAAGATGGCAGATCTACCTGCCTACCGAGTAGCAGCTGGTGAGCCGGCCTTCACGAACGTTGGGATGGACTTTTTCGGTCCATTTGAGATCAAGTGTGGACGCTCAGTGAGGAAAAGATACGGTGTGGTGTTTACCTGTATGGCCACCCGCGCTATCCACATCGAGGTCGCTGATTCTCTCGAAACTAGCTCCTGCATTGATGCTATTAGAAGGATGATGAGTAGAAGGGGGCCGATAACGAAATTGGTCTCTGACAACGGCACCAATCTGGTTGGAGCTGAAGGTGAACTTAGGAAGGCTCTGAAAGATTGGAACCAGGAGGAGATGTCTCATTTCACTGCCAACAAAGGGATTGACTGGTCCTTCAATCCGCCAGGGGCCTCACACTACGGTGGAGTATGGGAGAGACAGATACGAACTATTAGAAAGGTACTGCAAGCTGTCCTTAACGAGCAGTATCTGAGGACATGCCAGACAGAAGAGCAGCTTCATACTCTGATGTGTGAGGTGGAGGCAATTGTGAATAGCCGACCACTTACTCGCGTGTCTGATGACCCAGGGGATCTTGAAGTGATAACGCCTAGTAGTCTACTAAACATGAAGCGAACGTCTACACTGCCTCCATGCAAATCTACCATGGGGGATATCTATGCGAGAAGACGCTGGAAGCAGATGCAGCATCTAGCTGATGACTTTTGGAGAAGGTGGATACGGGAGTATCTTCCTAGCCTACAACAACGTCAGCGGTGGGAGCAGCCTGAGCGCAATCTTGATGTTGGAGACGTGGTGCTAATCGCTGATGGAACTTTACCCAGATGTTGCTGGTTGATGGGTCGCGTGTGTGAGATTCATCCAGATAAGCATGGACGCGTACGAAGTGCTAAGGTAAAGACTGCGACGTCGATGCTAACCAGGCCTATCACAAAACTTTGTTTATTGCTTGAGCAAGAAGAATCGCGATAA